The following are from one region of the Thermoproteus uzoniensis 768-20 genome:
- a CDS encoding RepB family plasmid replication initiator protein produces the protein MGHMDLDHLERRLVDALVSLIKNSKGKVVSIRAASLAKMTGYGSDHRTILRAARLLKRLSRQNLVRANTEGLGKNRSYRYVLDENSELWRLVRSNPTVKAKELLAQLIKNS, from the coding sequence GTGGGGCATATGGACTTGGATCATTTGGAACGTAGACTTGTAGATGCTCTAGTGTCGTTGATAAAAAATTCAAAGGGAAAGGTCGTAAGCATAAGGGCGGCTTCTTTAGCTAAAATGACGGGGTACGGCTCCGATCACAGAACTATACTCAGGGCCGCCCGGCTTTTGAAAAGGCTATCGAGGCAGAATTTGGTGAGGGCGAATACCGAGGGTCTCGGCAAGAACAGAAGCTATAGGTATGTATTGGACGAAAACTCCGAGCTGTGGCGCCTCGTCAGATCTAACCCCACGGTCAAGGCCAAGGAGCTCCTCGCCCAGCTAATTAAAAACTCTTAA
- a CDS encoding RsmB/NOP family class I SAM-dependent RNA methyltransferase, which produces MWIDFNGIRIDKDLYNEFLQYISDKEIERILLAIKRPPHRYYIRANTVKITPEELVERLSKRFSVYRDEYLEEALWIPIRGPFNVPSARKEVVAEKRAAESVYMGSDLYAPGVLKAPGVRRGDEVNVVSPDGQVVAYGVAEMDGLDMVKYRRGLAVRTLRSVYEAPKLRELEEFARGYFYDQSMPAMWAGRLAAALGARRAIDLNASPGGKTTHMAQLSIHVIAFDRSRPKVERIIENARRLGLEHLVDVLVHDSRYVDRDFPFLRGDVALVDPPCSDLGVRPKLSHTISMRDVETLARYQRQFIAAAARLARYVIYSTCTLTFTENEGNVLWASEELGLKTVSIYVPRAVEGWGCGNCRRFMPNVFDAPGFFLAVLSQ; this is translated from the coding sequence ATGTGGATTGATTTTAATGGAATAAGAATAGATAAAGATCTATATAATGAATTTCTTCAATATATAAGCGATAAGGAGATAGAGAGAATCCTCCTAGCGATCAAGAGGCCCCCACATAGATACTACATTAGGGCAAACACTGTCAAAATAACGCCGGAAGAGCTCGTCGAACGGCTATCCAAGAGGTTCTCCGTATATCGCGACGAATATCTAGAGGAGGCTCTGTGGATCCCAATAAGGGGACCCTTCAACGTGCCCTCGGCCAGGAAAGAGGTCGTAGCCGAAAAGCGGGCCGCCGAGAGCGTGTATATGGGTAGCGATCTCTATGCGCCGGGCGTCCTCAAGGCGCCCGGTGTGCGTAGAGGCGACGAGGTAAACGTCGTTAGCCCGGATGGGCAGGTCGTGGCCTACGGCGTCGCCGAGATGGACGGGCTCGACATGGTGAAGTATAGGCGGGGGCTCGCAGTGAGGACCCTCCGGAGCGTCTACGAGGCTCCGAAGCTCAGGGAGCTCGAGGAGTTCGCGAGGGGCTACTTCTACGACCAGAGCATGCCGGCCATGTGGGCGGGCAGACTGGCCGCCGCCTTGGGCGCCAGAAGGGCGATAGACCTAAACGCGTCGCCGGGCGGGAAGACCACCCACATGGCGCAGTTGTCAATCCACGTGATAGCGTTCGACCGGTCGAGGCCTAAGGTAGAGCGAATAATCGAAAACGCCAGGAGGCTGGGCCTAGAACATCTCGTCGACGTGTTGGTGCACGACAGCCGGTATGTTGATAGGGATTTTCCGTTCTTAAGAGGCGACGTGGCGCTCGTAGATCCTCCCTGTAGTGATCTAGGCGTTAGGCCTAAGCTCAGCCACACGATCTCTATGAGAGACGTAGAGACCTTGGCGCGCTACCAGAGGCAGTTCATAGCCGCGGCGGCCAGATTGGCCAGATACGTAATATACTCAACCTGCACGCTTACGTTCACAGAAAACGAGGGGAACGTGCTGTGGGCCTCCGAGGAGCTCGGGCTGAAGACCGTGTCGATATACGTGCCGAGGGCTGTAGAAGGCTGGGGATGCGGCAATTGCAGACGCTTTATGCCCAACGTCTTCGATGCGCCCGGCTTCTTCCTGGCCGTGTTAAGCCAATGA
- a CDS encoding TIGR00296 family protein has translation MSFRPYSLEEGAFLVRLARRAVEEYLTRGVIIEPPADTPERLLRDPYGVFTTVEKLAGGKLELRGCIGYPEGYRNVAYATIYSAIAACCQDPRFPAMTSDELDDVVFEVSVLSPLRQLPPNPKEYLKSVEVGRHGIVIRRGFYSGLLLPQVPVEECWDSEEFLSNGCLKAWLHADCWLDERTKVYVFEAQLFKEKEPRGEIYERDLKQELAGCPARTNR, from the coding sequence ATGTCTTTCCGTCCCTATTCCCTCGAGGAAGGGGCCTTCCTAGTCAGGCTGGCCAGAAGAGCCGTGGAGGAATACTTGACGCGCGGCGTGATAATAGAGCCTCCGGCAGATACGCCAGAGAGGCTGTTGAGGGATCCCTACGGCGTCTTCACGACAGTGGAGAAGCTTGCGGGCGGAAAGCTGGAGTTGAGGGGTTGTATAGGCTATCCGGAGGGCTATAGGAACGTGGCGTACGCGACTATATACAGCGCCATAGCCGCGTGTTGCCAAGATCCGCGCTTCCCCGCCATGACGAGCGACGAGCTGGACGACGTGGTGTTCGAGGTGTCTGTGTTGAGCCCGTTGAGGCAGTTGCCTCCCAACCCCAAGGAGTACTTAAAGTCTGTCGAGGTGGGGAGGCATGGGATAGTGATAAGGAGAGGGTTCTACTCCGGCCTCCTTCTGCCCCAAGTGCCTGTGGAGGAATGTTGGGACTCCGAGGAGTTCCTCTCGAACGGATGCCTTAAGGCCTGGCTACATGCCGATTGTTGGCTTGACGAGAGGACCAAGGTCTACGTCTTCGAGGCGCAGTTGTTCAAGGAGAAAGAGCCGCGGGGCGAGATATACGAACGCGATCTCAAGCAAGAGCTAGCAGGCTGTCCGGCTCGTACCAATAGGTGA
- a CDS encoding GTPase yields MAEAWRRVRRVVEDSDVVLEVLDARDPLATRNLDVERLAESLGKRIIVAINKADLIPLGVGLRWKRWFESQGLPSVFFSAKERLGTRKLMAYIKRLAPAVPVKVAVVGYPNVGKSTIINYLKGRHVASTSPKPGWTRGEQLVRAKSWLLVIDTPGVLTAEGAADPAIAVVRGAVDPGRVDDAVPYAVALINRVLKLNPKALEIYGYAGSSAEEALEYVGRRYGRLLKGGRVNIDEAARRVLVDWIEGRLTYWYEPDSLLALA; encoded by the coding sequence GTGGCTGAGGCCTGGAGAAGAGTCAGAAGAGTCGTAGAGGACAGCGATGTAGTCCTCGAGGTGCTGGACGCCCGGGACCCCCTCGCTACGCGCAACTTAGACGTGGAGAGGCTTGCCGAATCTTTAGGCAAACGGATTATAGTTGCTATAAATAAGGCAGACCTAATTCCGTTGGGGGTAGGGCTTAGATGGAAGCGTTGGTTCGAGTCGCAAGGGCTTCCGTCGGTGTTCTTCAGCGCTAAGGAGAGGCTCGGCACGAGGAAGCTGATGGCCTACATAAAGAGGCTGGCGCCAGCGGTCCCGGTCAAGGTTGCCGTAGTCGGGTATCCAAACGTGGGAAAGTCCACGATAATAAACTACCTCAAGGGCAGACACGTCGCGTCGACGAGCCCGAAGCCCGGCTGGACCAGGGGCGAACAGCTGGTGAGGGCCAAGAGCTGGCTATTGGTCATAGACACCCCTGGCGTCCTCACGGCCGAAGGCGCCGCGGATCCGGCGATCGCCGTGGTCCGCGGCGCGGTGGATCCAGGCAGAGTCGACGACGCGGTGCCCTACGCCGTTGCGTTGATAAATAGAGTGCTCAAGCTCAACCCCAAGGCCCTCGAGATATACGGATACGCGGGCTCGTCGGCTGAGGAGGCGCTCGAGTACGTCGGCAGGCGCTATGGGCGTCTGCTGAAGGGCGGCCGCGTAAACATCGACGAGGCGGCCAGGAGGGTCTTAGTCGACTGGATAGAGGGGAGGCTCACCTATTGGTACGAGCCGGACAGCCTGCTAGCTCTTGCTTGA
- a CDS encoding V-type ATP synthase subunit D, with protein MSSRVSPSRLELINQRRRLQLFMRIKKTLEDARNSTIQRIRALIAELERDRAEIAARFSEISDLFKMAAAKEGIDRLDMLAEMTPKTAAVALVNRGLYMGLEVENYGKYPIYSLIAEAPELDLALVKMRDLLPKLISFAEKETLFYTLLNRVREYQRMINAIDYVIVPRIQETIKYITLALEEQEREDFIRRKIITAAAQS; from the coding sequence GTGTCCTCGCGCGTGAGCCCTTCGCGGCTGGAGTTGATCAACCAGCGGAGGAGGCTCCAGCTTTTCATGAGGATAAAAAAGACGTTGGAGGACGCGAGGAACAGCACTATACAGAGAATAAGAGCGCTTATAGCTGAGCTCGAAAGAGATAGAGCCGAGATAGCGGCGCGGTTTTCGGAGATATCGGACCTCTTCAAGATGGCGGCCGCCAAGGAGGGCATCGATAGGCTGGATATGTTGGCCGAGATGACGCCTAAGACGGCCGCCGTCGCTCTAGTCAATAGAGGCCTCTATATGGGCTTGGAGGTGGAGAACTACGGCAAGTACCCTATCTATAGCCTGATAGCGGAGGCGCCTGAGCTGGACCTAGCACTAGTAAAGATGCGCGATCTGTTGCCTAAACTAATCTCGTTCGCCGAGAAGGAGACCTTGTTTTACACGCTTCTGAACAGAGTCAGGGAGTACCAGCGCATGATCAACGCAATAGATTACGTGATAGTTCCAAGGATTCAGGAAACCATCAAGTACATAACTCTAGCGCTGGAAGAACAGGAGAGGGAAGACTTCATAAGGCGGAAGATCATCACGGCGGCGGCCCAGAGCTAG
- a CDS encoding ATP synthase subunit C: MAAKYLLPLLLLSAAAFAQTTQSGNQYIGAGLAVGLAGLGAGIGVGIAGAAAISALVEKPQERVWYLIFVALAEAIAIYGLLISFILAAK, from the coding sequence ATGGCGGCCAAATACCTATTGCCTCTCCTGTTGCTGAGCGCGGCTGCGTTTGCGCAGACGACCCAATCGGGCAACCAATATATAGGGGCCGGCTTGGCCGTAGGCCTCGCAGGTCTGGGAGCCGGCATAGGCGTGGGCATAGCCGGCGCGGCGGCTATATCGGCCCTCGTCGAGAAGCCGCAGGAGCGCGTGTGGTACCTAATATTCGTGGCGCTGGCGGAGGCAATAGCTATATACGGATTGCTGATAAGCTTTATACTTGCTGCTAAATAA
- a CDS encoding V-type ATPase subunit produces the protein MSSILRRPSLGPRVRGLRVKSLPRDKAVALAYASSPDEYLNVLRTTQYQVSIDKLTKDTLNDLREQIIKTYMNNVKELYLGVPEDGREVIRLHLRRFEYENIEYIITAIRSGKNPEDFVIMEPLDFTGRRYVVTSLLGARSVEEVGERLKALGHPAAGAFELMQKFGYDKFTIFIDRQWILDYTKFLKELQDKSIDKLIDTLTTYFDVVLAVRAKIWGLSPEEIASLTTGMPSGIVKEIFDATARGEVAKTLDLISGIKPWGQVIASMASEEPTFENLSVVLDNAYPAIMRRLADACIVECSEFSLGSLLASLEYMRAEAMLIVKAAAMLVEGVSVEKRRSYFAPLTLI, from the coding sequence ATGAGCTCTATACTGAGGAGGCCTAGCCTAGGCCCCAGAGTTAGAGGTCTTCGAGTTAAATCGCTCCCGAGAGATAAGGCAGTAGCGCTCGCCTATGCCAGCTCTCCAGATGAATATCTAAATGTCTTAAGAACCACTCAATATCAAGTTTCTATAGATAAATTGACAAAAGATACGTTGAATGACTTAAGAGAACAAATTATTAAAACATATATGAACAACGTGAAGGAGCTGTATCTCGGCGTGCCTGAAGACGGCAGGGAGGTAATAAGGCTCCATCTCAGACGCTTCGAGTACGAGAATATTGAGTATATAATTACCGCGATAAGATCGGGCAAGAACCCCGAGGACTTTGTAATAATGGAGCCTCTCGATTTTACCGGTCGGCGCTATGTCGTGACCTCGCTTCTGGGGGCAAGGAGCGTCGAGGAGGTGGGTGAGAGGCTTAAGGCTCTGGGGCATCCGGCGGCTGGGGCGTTTGAGCTAATGCAGAAATTCGGCTATGATAAATTTACTATATTTATAGATAGGCAATGGATATTAGATTATACAAAGTTTTTAAAAGAATTACAAGATAAATCTATTGATAAATTGATAGATACATTAACTACGTATTTCGATGTGGTGTTGGCCGTTAGGGCTAAGATATGGGGTCTCTCCCCCGAGGAGATTGCGTCTCTCACCACCGGCATGCCCTCTGGTATCGTCAAGGAGATATTCGACGCCACTGCGCGCGGCGAGGTCGCCAAGACCTTGGACTTGATATCCGGGATCAAGCCGTGGGGCCAGGTTATCGCCTCCATGGCTTCTGAGGAGCCCACGTTCGAAAACCTCTCGGTGGTCCTCGACAACGCCTATCCGGCGATAATGAGGAGGCTCGCCGACGCCTGTATCGTAGAGTGTTCTGAGTTCTCCTTGGGCTCGTTGCTGGCGTCGTTGGAGTACATGAGGGCAGAGGCCATGCTCATAGTCAAGGCAGCCGCCATGTTGGTAGAAGGCGTCTCTGTAGAAAAAAGGCGCAGTTACTTCGCCCCCCTGACGCTTATTTAG